Proteins encoded in a region of the Marmota flaviventris isolate mMarFla1 chromosome 3, mMarFla1.hap1, whole genome shotgun sequence genome:
- the Nckap5l gene encoding nck-associated protein 5-like isoform X3, whose protein sequence is MDQPAGDPGNLRPGESGDGIMEPGTCQELLHRLRELEAENSALAQANENQRETYERCLDEVANHVVQALLNQKDLREECIKLKKRVFDLERQNQMLSALFQQKLQLTTGSLPQIPLTPLQPPSEPPATPSLSAAEGTATSLPLGRCAGQREVCWEQQLRPGGPGPPATPPPALDALSPFLRKKAQILEVLRALEETDPLLLCSPATPWRPPSQGPGSPEPLNGELCGPPQPEPLPWAPYLLLGPGNLGSLLHWERLLGEPGEEEGTRRPWSPSRAPPQAQGTSSGSHCAPGSSSSSSSDEAGDPNEAPSPDTLLGALARKQLNLGQLLEDTETYLQAFLAGATGPLNGDHPGPGQPSSADQGPQQLSKSKGLPKSAWGGGTPEAHKLGFGATSEGQGPLPFLSMFMGAGDAPLGSRPGQPHSSSQVKSKLQIGPPSPGEAQGPLLPSPARGLKFLKLPSASEKTPSPGGPQLSPQLPRNSRIPCRNSGSDGSPSPLLARRGLGGGELSPEGAQGLPTSPSPCSTIPDSAQLRPPQSALSTTLSPGPVVSPCYENILDLSRGTFRGPSPEPPPSPLQVPTYPQLTLEVPQAPEVLRSPGVPPSPCLPESCPYGSPQEKSLDKAGSESPHPSRRTPSSSSKKPSQGSGRRPGDTSYTPLRDRLAALGKLKTGPEGPLGTEKNGLPARSGTEKTRGPGRSGESTGDMVPTTTRPLEQPEAKGVLRGAVALGTSSLKQQEPGLGLGDPGARVYSSHSMGARIDLEPVSPRSCLTKVELAKSRLAGALCPQVPRTPAKVPTSAPSLGKPNKSPHSSPTKLPSKSPTKVVPRPGVPPVTKEPPKPEKGKGPPWADCGSTTGQPTSPVPGPTDPNQGPEGPAPHSAIEEKVMKGIEENVLRLQGQERAPGSEAKHRNTSSIASWFGLKKSKLPALNRRTEATKSKEGASGGSPLRKEVKVEARKLEAESLNISKLMAKAEDLRRALEEEKAYLSSRARPRPGGPTAAPSPGLGQVQGQLAGMYQGADTFMQQLLNRVDGKELPPKSWREPKPEYGDFQPVSSDPKSPWPACGPRNGLVGPLQGCGKPSGKLSNEPGNREEMPSEDSLAEPVPTSHFTACGSLTRTLDSGIGTFPPPDHGNNGTPSKNLPKTKPPRLEPTPGVPPARPPALTKVPRRAHTLEREVPGIEELLVSGRHPSMPAFPALLTATPGHRGHQTCPDGPACGPEAEPGAQPPSLYTPGPSIWGQSYSQHFGHG, encoded by the exons ATGGACCAGCCAGCCGGGGATCCTGGAAACCTGAGGCCAGGAGAGAGTGGTGATGGCATCATGGAGCCAGGCACCTGCCAGGAGCTGCTGCACCGGCTGCGGGAGCTGGAG GCAGAGAACTCTGCGCTGGCCCAGGCCAATGAGAACCAGCGGGAAACGTATGAGCGCTGCCTGGATGAG GTTGCTAACCACGTGGTGCAGGCACTACTGAACCAGAAG GACCTGCGAGAGGAGTGCATCAAGCTAAAGAAGAGAGTGTTTGACCTGGAACGACAGAACCAGATGCTGAGTGCCCTGTTTCAGCAGAAACTCCAGCTCACAACAGGCTCCCTCCCCCAG ATCCCACTCACTCCACTTCAGCCACCATCAGAGCCACCAGCCACCCCCTCCCTGAGTGCCGCTGAAGGAACAGCCACCTCTTTGCCTTTGGGTCGCTGTGCTGGGCAAAGAGAG GTGTGTTGGGAGCAGCAGCTGCGACCAGGAGGCCCTGGTCCCCCGGCCACCCCACCACCAGCACTAGATGCCCTATCCCCATTCCTTCGGAAGAAAGCCCAGATTTTGGAGGTGCTTCGAGCTTTGGAAGAGACTGACCCCTTGCTTCTGTGCTCACCTGCCACACCCTGGCGGCCTCCAAGCCAGGGTCCAGGCTCTCCAGAGCCCCTCAATGGAGAGCTGTGTGGCCCACCACAACCTGAACCTTTGCCCTGGGCCCCCTACCTGCTACTTGGACCTGGTAACCTAGGAAGCCTGCTGCACTGGGAGCGCCTCTTGGGGGAACCAGGGGAGGAAGAGGGTACCAGGCGGCCTTGGAGCCCTAGCAGGGCCCCACCACAGGCCCAGGGCACTAGCTCTGGCTCACACTGTGCTCCAGGCAGtagctcctcctcctcttctgatGAGGCAGGTGACCCCAATGAGGCACCTAGTCCTGACACCTTGCTGGGTGCCTTAGCCCGCAAGCAGTTGAACCTGGGCCAGCTCCTTGAGGATACGGAGACTTATTTACAGGCATTCCTGGCTGGGGCTACAGGCCCACTCAATGGGGACCACCCAGGTCCTGGGCAGCCATCATCTGCAGACCAGGGGCCCCAGCAGCTATCCAAGTCCAAAGGCCTCCCTAAGTCAGCTTGGGGTGGGGGTACCCCAGAGGCCCACAAGCTGGGCTTTGGTGCTACCTCAGAGGGCCAAGGGCCCCTCCCCTTCCTCAGTATGTTCATGGGTGCAGGGGATGCCCCACTGGGCTCGCGGCCTGGCCAACCCCACTCCTCATCTCAGGTGAAAAGCAAGCTCCAAATTGGGCCCCCTTCTCCTGGAGAAGCCCAAGGACCCCTTCTGCCCTCTCCAGCCAGAGGTCTCAAATTTCTCAAGCTGCCTTCAGCTTCGGAGAAGACTCCCAGCCCAGGAGGCCCCCAGCTCAGCCCCCAGCTACCCCGGAACTCCCGAATCCCCTGTCGCAATAGTGGCTCAGATGGCAGCCCCTCCCCACTGCTGGCCCGCAGGGGTCTGGGTGGAGGAGAACTGTCCCCAGAGGGGGCACAGGGCCTGCCCACCAGTCCTTCACCTTGCTCCACAATCCCAGACTCTGCACAGCTCAGACCCCCCCAATCAGCCTTGTCTACCACACTGTCCCCAGGGCCAGTGGTATCTCCTTGCTATGAAAACATCCTGGACCTTTCCCGGGGCACCTTTAGAGGGCCTTCCCCAGAACCACCTCCATCCCCACTGCAGGTGCCCACCTACCCACAACTGACTCTGGAGGTACCACAGGCTCCTGAGGTCCTCAGAAGCCCTGGAGTACCCCCCAGCCCTTGCCTCCCAGAATCCTGCCCCTATGGGAGCCCCCAGGAGAAGAGTTTGGACAAGGCAGGCTCGGAGTCTCCCCATCCCAGCCGCAGGACCCCAAGCAGCTCATCCAAGAAGCCCAGCCAGGGGTCAGGGCGGCGACCTGGGGATACCAGCTACACACCTTTGCGGGACAGACTTGCAGccctgggaaaactgaaaacaggCCCTGAGGGGCCCCTGGGCACAGAGAAAAATGGGCTGCCTGCCAGATCTGGCACCGAGAAAACCCGAGGACCAGGGAGGTCAGGGGAAAGTACTGGAGATATGGTGCCTACCACCACTAGACCCCTTGAGCAGCCAGAAGCAAAGGGAGTCCTGCGGGGGGCAGTGGCCTTAGGCACTAGCAGCCTGAAGCAGCAGGAACCTGGACTTGGACTTGGGGATCCTGGGGCCCGAGTCTACTCATCCCATTCCATGGGGGCCCGGATTGACTTGGAGCCTGTCTCACCAAGGAGCTGCCTCACCAAAGTGGAGCTGGCCAAGAGCCGGCTGGCAGGGGCCCTATGTCCCCAGGTGCCTCGCACCCCTGCGAAAGTGCcaacctcagcccccagcctGGGCAAGCCCAACAAGAGCCCTCACAGCAGCCCTACAAAACTACCCTCCAAGTCACCCACAAAGGTGGTGCCCCGACCTGGGGTCCCCCCAGTCACCAAGGAGCCACCCAAGCCTGAAAAGGGGAAGGGACCTCCTTGGGCAGACTGTGGTAGCACCACAGGCCAGCCCACATCCCCTGTGCCTGGCCCCACTGACCCAAACCAGGGACCTGAGGGGCCAGCCCCACACTCAGCCATTGAGGAGAAGGTGATGAAGGGCATCGAGGAGAATGTGCTGCGGCTCCAGGGGCAGGAACGAGCACCAGGCTCTGAGGCCAAGCACCGCAACACCAGCAGCATTGCCAGCTGGTTCGGCCTTAAGAAGAGCAAGCTGCCAGCACTGAACCGCAGAACAGAGGCCACCAAAAGCAAGGAGGGCGCTAGTGGGGGCTCCCCACTCCGGAAGGAGGTCAAGGTGGAAGCCCGAAAGCTGGAGGCGGAGAGCCTCAACATCTCCAAGCTGATGGCTAAGGCAGAAGATCTGCGCCGGGCTCTGGAAGAAGAGAAGGCCTACCTAAGCAGCAGGGCCCGCCCACGGCCTGGGGGTCCAACTGCAGCACCCAGCCCTGGTCTAGGGCAGGTGCAAGGCCAGCTGGCCGGTATGTACCAAGGTGCCGACACCTTCATGCAACAACTACTCAACAG GGTGGATGGCAAGGAGCTGCCACCCAAGAGTTGGCGGGAGCCTAAGCCTGAGTATGGTGATTTCCAGCCAGTGTCCTCTGACCCCAAGAGTCCCTGGCCAGCCTGTGGGCCCCGAAATGGTCTGGTGGGCCCACTTCAGGGCTGTGGAAAACCTTCTGGAAAG CTGAGCAATGAGCCAGGGAATCGGGAAGAGATGCCCTCAGAAGACAGCCTGGCCGAGCCAGTGCCCACCTCGCACTTCACAG CCTGTGGCTCCTTGACGCGAACCTTGGACAGTGGCATTGGGACCTTCCCACCCCCAGACCATGGCAACAATGGGACCCCTAGCAAGAATCTTCCCAAGACCAAACCACCACGGCTGGAACCTACACCAGGAGTGCCCCCAGCTCGGCCCCCAGCCCTTACCAAAGTCCCCCGTCGTGCTCACACGTTAGAGCGGGAGGTGCCGGGCATAGAGGAACTGCTAGTGAGTGGGCGGCACCCCAGCATGCCAGCCTTTCCTGCACTGCTTACTGCTACTCCAGGCCATCGGGGCCATCAGACCTGTCCTGATG GCCCTGCCTGTGGACCGGAAGCGGAACCTGGAGCCCAGCCGCCCAGCCTCTACACCCCAGGGCCCAGCATTTGGGGGCAGTCGTACTCCCAGCACTTCGGACATGGGTGA